The Apibacter raozihei genome contains a region encoding:
- a CDS encoding ABC transporter permease, whose protein sequence is MKNILLVMNREFLTQARKKSFIIITILAPILILLAGIIVAYMVKINETNSKVAIIDVTNQFYPEFKSDEKHTYNFYEQKDLKALKDSLIKGKSIDALLYIPDVHDSLFNNLETHIQFYTNKNLNKSLLFSIESNINKVIENKRRIQLGLKKEDIQKLSSNISLKIMNLKDGKSDINSSVKDILALSLMYVILMFIIIYGTRVMRSVMEEKNNRVVEIIISSVKPFELMMGKILGTTLVALTQFSIWIMMTMVLLFAGQIFLGKELMMNPHQNGINELINYDAQVQVKNTIDGLLGLNYPLIIFVFLFFFLAGYLFYSSFFAAIGAAVDNDTETQQFMPIIVVPLMLGAYGCITIINNPEGPVAFWLSMIPFTSPMVMVTRAFYGIPAWQLILSIIIMIISVFAMIYSAAKIYRIGILMYGKKISFKELIKWVRQS, encoded by the coding sequence ATGAAAAATATACTTTTGGTAATGAATAGGGAGTTTTTGACTCAAGCCAGAAAAAAATCCTTTATAATAATAACTATTTTAGCTCCTATTTTAATTTTATTGGCTGGAATAATAGTTGCTTATATGGTTAAAATTAATGAAACTAATTCCAAAGTAGCAATTATAGACGTGACAAATCAATTCTATCCAGAATTTAAAAGTGACGAAAAACATACATATAATTTTTATGAACAAAAGGATTTAAAAGCATTAAAAGATTCTTTAATAAAAGGTAAATCTATTGATGCGCTCCTTTATATTCCGGATGTACATGATTCTCTTTTCAATAATCTGGAAACTCATATTCAGTTTTACACCAATAAAAATCTTAATAAATCATTATTATTTTCCATTGAGTCTAATATCAATAAAGTTATTGAAAATAAAAGAAGAATTCAATTAGGACTTAAAAAAGAAGATATTCAGAAATTATCTTCAAACATTTCCTTAAAAATAATGAATTTAAAGGATGGTAAGTCAGATATAAATTCATCAGTTAAAGACATATTGGCTCTTTCACTGATGTATGTTATATTAATGTTTATAATCATATATGGTACTCGAGTTATGAGAAGCGTGATGGAAGAAAAAAATAACCGGGTGGTAGAAATAATTATTTCATCAGTAAAGCCTTTTGAACTTATGATGGGTAAAATACTAGGAACTACACTGGTAGCACTTACCCAGTTTAGTATTTGGATTATGATGACCATGGTTTTACTTTTTGCCGGACAGATATTTTTAGGAAAAGAATTAATGATGAATCCTCATCAAAACGGAATAAACGAATTAATTAATTATGATGCTCAGGTTCAGGTAAAAAATACAATAGATGGTCTTTTAGGTTTAAACTATCCATTAATAATTTTTGTTTTTTTATTTTTCTTTTTAGCAGGATATCTGTTTTATAGCTCTTTTTTTGCAGCAATAGGTGCTGCCGTAGACAATGACACGGAAACACAACAATTTATGCCGATAATTGTAGTTCCACTAATGCTAGGAGCTTACGGGTGTATTACTATTATAAATAATCCCGAAGGTCCTGTAGCTTTCTGGTTAAGTATGATTCCTTTTACATCTCCGATGGTCATGGTAACCCGTGCTTTTTATGGAATTCCGGCATGGCAACTTATTCTTTCAATTATAATTATGATAATTTCTGTTTTTGCAATGATATATTCTGCAGCAAAAATTTATAGAATAGGAATATTAATGTACGGTAAGAAAATCAGTTTTAAAGAATTGATCAAATGGGTAAGACAATCTTAA
- a CDS encoding nucleoside permease: MSIKLRLIILVFLQFFIWGAWMITIGNYWFETKHWGNIEFGAIFSTMGIASIFMPTLCGIVADRWINAERLYAILHTLGGITFLAIPFIETSSTFFWAILVAMIFYMPTIALTYSISYNALEKNNLDIVKDYPPIRVWGTIGFIVAMWVTNLSGNKASGNQFIIAGTVAILLGIYSLSLPKCPPQNNTSQNKSLVQILGLDAFSLFKNYKMMLFFLFSMFLGAALQLTNAYGDTFLSDFGLIGEYQNSLIVRYSTLIMSISQISETMFILAIPFFLKKFGIKNVMLISMVAWVFRFGLFAFGDPTQGLWMLLLSCIVYGMAFDFFNVSGSLFVESTTNAKIRSSAQGLFMMMTNGFGAIFGSLISGFIIQKFFTLEFTQVNDLLSYLHTDLNNPAIKNLLSGNEFGENGILKNPVEIKEWKNIWITFASYSLIVAVLFAVLFKHKHKPQDQ; the protein is encoded by the coding sequence ATGAGTATAAAACTTCGTTTGATTATTTTGGTTTTCCTTCAGTTTTTTATTTGGGGAGCATGGATGATTACCATTGGAAATTATTGGTTTGAGACCAAACACTGGGGAAATATTGAATTCGGAGCCATATTTTCAACCATGGGTATAGCCTCTATTTTTATGCCTACTTTATGTGGTATTGTTGCAGACCGCTGGATTAACGCTGAAAGATTATATGCAATCCTTCATACACTTGGAGGAATTACATTTCTGGCAATTCCATTTATAGAGACCTCATCTACATTTTTCTGGGCAATTTTAGTAGCAATGATATTTTACATGCCAACCATAGCATTAACTTATTCTATATCTTATAATGCTCTGGAAAAAAATAACCTGGATATTGTAAAGGATTATCCCCCTATACGGGTATGGGGTACTATAGGATTCATTGTAGCTATGTGGGTTACTAACCTATCAGGGAATAAAGCATCAGGAAATCAATTTATAATAGCAGGAACAGTTGCCATATTATTAGGTATTTATTCTTTATCATTACCAAAATGTCCCCCACAAAATAATACATCTCAAAATAAATCACTGGTTCAGATTCTGGGACTAGATGCTTTTTCATTGTTTAAAAACTATAAGATGATGTTGTTTTTCCTGTTTAGTATGTTTTTAGGCGCAGCATTGCAGCTAACCAATGCATATGGAGATACATTTTTGTCTGATTTTGGATTAATAGGAGAATACCAAAACTCTTTGATAGTAAGATATTCTACACTTATTATGTCAATATCTCAGATTTCAGAAACCATGTTCATACTAGCCATTCCTTTTTTTCTTAAAAAATTCGGGATTAAAAATGTTATGCTTATTAGTATGGTGGCCTGGGTTTTTCGTTTTGGATTATTTGCATTTGGTGATCCTACTCAGGGACTGTGGATGCTACTATTGTCGTGTATAGTCTATGGTATGGCATTTGATTTCTTTAATGTTTCAGGTTCACTTTTTGTTGAATCAACGACTAATGCTAAGATAAGATCTAGTGCTCAAGGTTTATTTATGATGATGACTAATGGATTTGGTGCGATATTCGGAAGTTTGATTAGTGGATTTATAATTCAAAAGTTTTTTACTTTAGAATTTACACAGGTAAATGATTTGCTTTCATACTTACATACAGATTTGAACAATCCAGCTATTAAAAATCTCTTATCAGGAAATGAATTCGGAGAAAATGGTATTTTGAAAAATCCCGTTGAAATAAAAGAATGGAAAAATATATGGATTACGTTTGCCTCTTATTCTCTAATTGTAGCCGTATTGTTTGCTGTACTCTTTAAGCATAAGCATAAACCGCAGGATCAATAA
- a CDS encoding phosphatase PAP2 family protein yields the protein MNTFVRWDTELFLFLNNLGSSNFDQFWLFMTNEYYWIPVYLMIFIIVIEKFGWKKALLIGLSIGLMILITDNFASLIKHWIKRPRPCKNQEIDGLFRLVIDRCRGNYCFFSAHAANSFGLAVYLSSLFKKQHKYSTYLFFSWAALVSYSRIYVGVHFPLDIITGILVGILIGWLFSKSQKFIIKP from the coding sequence ATGAATACATTTGTACGTTGGGATACTGAGCTATTCCTATTCTTAAATAATCTGGGAAGTTCCAACTTTGATCAATTCTGGTTATTTATGACCAATGAATACTATTGGATACCAGTCTATCTAATGATTTTTATTATAGTAATAGAAAAATTTGGATGGAAAAAGGCACTCTTAATTGGCTTAAGTATTGGCTTAATGATTTTAATTACAGATAATTTTGCTTCATTAATTAAACATTGGATAAAACGTCCAAGACCATGTAAAAATCAGGAAATTGATGGACTTTTCCGATTAGTTATTGATAGATGCAGAGGTAATTATTGTTTTTTTTCTGCCCATGCAGCAAATTCATTTGGTTTAGCAGTTTATCTTTCATCTTTATTTAAGAAGCAACACAAATATTCTACTTATTTATTTTTCTCGTGGGCTGCATTAGTTTCATACAGCAGAATTTATGTGGGAGTGCACTTCCCATTGGATATTATAACAGGTATATTGGTAGGAATCCTTATCGGATGGTTATTTAGTAAATCACAAAAATTTATTATAAAACCTTAA
- a CDS encoding Sec-independent protein translocase subunit TatA/TatB has product MSFGEIIVIIFVAVLLFGPDKIPEIARGLGQGVRAMKDATDNIKREVMSQIEESGAVKEIEDEIQEAKNTMEETIQDSKNTVDDMLDDSFDGPVKR; this is encoded by the coding sequence GTGAGTTTCGGAGAAATTATTGTCATTATTTTTGTAGCCGTATTGTTATTCGGTCCAGATAAAATTCCAGAAATTGCCCGTGGCTTAGGCCAAGGTGTTAGAGCCATGAAAGATGCTACTGATAATATAAAAAGAGAAGTGATGTCTCAAATTGAAGAGAGCGGTGCTGTTAAAGAAATTGAGGATGAAATACAAGAGGCGAAAAATACAATGGAAGAAACTATACAGGATTCCAAAAATACCGTTGATGACATGCTGGATGATTCTTTTGACGGCCCGGTAAAAAGATAA
- the secD gene encoding protein translocase subunit SecD, producing MKGKGFVKFFAIVLSLICLAELFPTFYVNRIESKANSLSNGTEASKRTELEKLAKDTLNLGIVKLNYFDAKKKEMKLGLDLKGGLNLLLEISEKDLLLDLADNSENPVFRKALDIATSQEVKSNATYTSNFFKAFESAKKELGQPDLKLSSPDVFGTKDLSGQIQYNTSDANVEKYISGVVESKVNKAIDVIRARIKKLNIDEPNIARVPGTGRILVELPGVTDADRVKKLLQTSARLEFWEVFDQASVWAYLMDANQKIANNKLSALLAPSNRSNAVAVAKIQDTAAVNQIIFSDKAKKLLPVSLKYSKFLWASKPDSRFPNELELYAIRGTKNNKAPLVGAVTEAHITFDQFNRIQISMQMSPESAVTWKDLTKRNIGKPIAVVLDEVVYTAPNVNTEIPNGQSIISGNFSEQEANDLVDVLKSGNLPAKAKIIQSEIVGPTLGQQSINNGLLSIVVSYVFILAWMLFYYGKAGLYANIALIINLFFLIGIMASTGAVLTLPGIAGIVLSMAMAVDANIIIFERVKEELRLGKPLKQAFMEGQKHALAAIIDGNLTTLIVGIVLLFSTGPIKGFAVTLVIGIFCTLFTAIFITGMLIYGAMDKGKTFSLTTNITKNWFTNVHFKWMEKRKFAYIFSFILMIIAIASIFTKGFDKGVDYTGGRTYVIKLEKNIHPEEISNSLEKLFVKNGESNNINAKQYGESNQVRITTKYGMDSNDPNIDVVIREKLYEGLKSFLPANYSKDNFVKGSPYGIQSASEVGPTVASGIVRSGIIAVSIALGGIFIYILVRFRNWQMSTGAVISLLHDSVIVMGVFSVLSWVKIIPFSVEIDQSFIAAILTIIGYSINDTVIVFDRIRENKRNNVHHLMTLEELYNDAINHTLGRTINTGVSTIMVTVIIFFFGGESLQGFMFALFLGFTFGMYSSIYIASALSYDLTKYSYDKETEPKLAKN from the coding sequence ATGAAAGGAAAAGGATTTGTTAAATTTTTTGCTATTGTTCTTTCGTTAATTTGTCTGGCGGAATTATTTCCGACATTTTATGTTAACCGTATTGAATCTAAAGCAAATAGTTTATCTAACGGAACTGAGGCCAGTAAAAGAACAGAGCTTGAGAAATTAGCTAAAGACACACTGAATCTAGGAATTGTTAAATTAAATTATTTCGATGCTAAAAAGAAAGAAATGAAGCTTGGATTAGACCTTAAAGGAGGTTTAAATTTATTGCTTGAAATTTCTGAAAAAGATTTACTTTTAGATTTAGCAGACAATTCTGAAAATCCTGTATTCAGAAAAGCACTGGATATTGCAACTTCTCAGGAAGTCAAATCTAATGCAACCTATACATCTAACTTTTTCAAGGCTTTTGAATCGGCTAAAAAAGAATTAGGGCAACCTGATTTAAAATTATCTTCTCCTGATGTTTTCGGGACAAAAGATTTATCCGGACAAATTCAGTATAACACTTCTGATGCTAATGTAGAAAAATATATTTCCGGTGTTGTCGAGTCTAAAGTCAATAAAGCTATTGATGTAATTAGAGCTCGTATAAAAAAACTAAATATTGATGAGCCTAACATTGCAAGGGTTCCCGGAACCGGTAGAATTTTAGTTGAACTACCCGGAGTAACAGATGCAGATCGTGTTAAAAAACTTTTACAAACTTCAGCAAGACTTGAGTTTTGGGAAGTTTTTGATCAAGCTTCAGTCTGGGCTTATTTAATGGATGCTAATCAAAAAATTGCAAATAATAAATTATCTGCGTTATTAGCTCCATCTAACCGTTCAAATGCTGTAGCTGTTGCTAAAATTCAGGATACAGCTGCTGTTAATCAAATAATTTTCTCAGATAAAGCTAAAAAATTATTACCTGTATCATTAAAATATTCTAAATTCCTATGGGCTTCAAAACCGGATTCTCGTTTTCCTAACGAATTAGAATTATATGCTATAAGAGGTACAAAAAATAACAAAGCACCTTTAGTTGGAGCTGTAACGGAAGCTCATATAACTTTCGACCAATTTAACCGTATACAAATCAGTATGCAGATGAGTCCAGAAAGTGCAGTAACCTGGAAAGATCTTACTAAAAGAAATATTGGAAAACCTATAGCAGTAGTATTAGATGAAGTTGTATATACCGCACCAAATGTCAATACTGAAATTCCTAACGGGCAGTCCATAATCAGCGGTAATTTTAGTGAACAGGAAGCAAATGACTTAGTAGACGTACTAAAATCCGGAAACTTACCAGCCAAAGCTAAAATTATTCAATCTGAAATCGTAGGTCCAACTTTAGGTCAACAATCCATTAACAATGGTTTATTATCTATTGTTGTTTCTTATGTATTTATTTTAGCATGGATGCTATTTTACTATGGTAAAGCTGGTTTATACGCAAATATTGCCTTAATAATAAATTTATTTTTCTTAATCGGAATTATGGCTTCTACAGGAGCTGTCCTCACTCTTCCGGGTATTGCAGGTATCGTTCTATCTATGGCCATGGCAGTAGATGCGAACATTATTATATTTGAAAGGGTCAAGGAAGAATTACGATTGGGTAAACCGTTAAAACAAGCCTTCATGGAAGGTCAAAAGCATGCGCTGGCTGCCATCATTGACGGAAACCTTACTACCCTTATCGTTGGTATAGTTTTGCTGTTCAGCACCGGTCCTATCAAAGGATTTGCTGTTACTTTAGTTATCGGTATATTCTGTACTTTATTTACTGCAATATTTATAACCGGAATGCTTATTTATGGCGCTATGGATAAAGGGAAAACTTTCTCTTTAACTACTAACATAACAAAAAACTGGTTTACTAATGTTCATTTCAAATGGATGGAAAAAAGAAAATTTGCTTACATTTTTTCATTCATTTTAATGATAATTGCTATTGCATCAATCTTTACTAAAGGTTTTGACAAAGGGGTAGATTATACGGGAGGTAGAACATATGTAATCAAGCTGGAAAAAAATATTCATCCTGAAGAAATTTCAAATTCTTTAGAAAAACTTTTTGTAAAGAACGGAGAATCTAATAATATTAATGCAAAACAATACGGGGAAAGTAATCAGGTAAGAATTACAACTAAATACGGTATGGATAGTAACGATCCGAATATAGATGTTGTAATAAGAGAAAAATTATATGAAGGTCTTAAAAGTTTTTTACCTGCCAACTATTCTAAAGATAATTTTGTTAAAGGATCTCCGTATGGTATTCAATCAGCTTCTGAGGTTGGACCAACTGTTGCCAGCGGAATAGTCAGAAGTGGAATTATTGCTGTATCCATAGCTTTAGGAGGTATATTTATTTATATTCTTGTCAGATTTAGAAACTGGCAAATGTCTACAGGTGCTGTTATATCTTTACTACACGACTCTGTAATAGTAATGGGTGTATTCTCAGTACTTAGCTGGGTTAAAATTATACCGTTTTCTGTAGAAATAGATCAATCTTTTATAGCTGCTATTCTTACTATTATTGGTTACTCTATTAATGATACAGTAATTGTATTTGATAGGATCCGAGAAAATAAAAGAAATAACGTTCATCACCTGATGACTCTGGAAGAATTGTATAATGATGCTATTAATCATACTTTAGGAAGAACTATTAACACGGGGGTTTCCACCATTATGGTAACTGTAATAATTTTCTTCTTTGGAGGTGAAAGCTTACAAGGATTTATGTTTGCTTTATTTTTAGGATTTACATTTGGTATGTATTCTTCCATTTATATAGCTTCGGCTCTTTCTTATGATTTAACTAAATATAGTTATGATAAAGAAACGGAACCTAAATTAGCAAAAAACTAA
- a CDS encoding L-threonylcarbamoyladenylate synthase — translation MERAVEVLKQGGIILYPTDTIWGIGCDATNEEAVNKIYKLKNREKGKNLILLVENERRLQNIVEVPTLAWDLIDMSEKPLTIVYDNPKNLPPNLISENNTIGIRLTKDEFCKKLISKLNKPLVSTSANLSGQPSPEKFDSISSKILEGVDYIINLRREEKSLYPGSSVIQLSVDGKIKIIRE, via the coding sequence ATAGAAAGAGCAGTTGAAGTCTTAAAACAAGGAGGAATTATTCTTTACCCTACAGATACAATATGGGGTATAGGCTGCGATGCTACTAATGAGGAAGCTGTAAATAAAATATATAAATTAAAAAATCGGGAGAAGGGTAAAAACTTAATACTATTGGTTGAGAATGAAAGACGGTTGCAAAACATTGTTGAAGTACCTACATTAGCCTGGGATTTAATTGATATGTCCGAAAAACCGTTAACTATTGTTTATGATAACCCTAAAAATTTACCTCCAAACTTAATATCTGAGAATAATACAATAGGAATAAGACTCACTAAAGATGAATTTTGTAAGAAATTAATATCTAAGTTAAATAAACCGTTAGTGTCTACTTCAGCTAACTTAAGTGGACAGCCATCTCCGGAAAAATTTGACTCAATTTCAAGTAAAATTTTGGAAGGTGTGGATTATATAATAAATTTGCGCCGTGAAGAAAAAAGTTTGTACCCGGGATCTTCGGTAATACAACTTTCTGTAGATGGAAAAATTAAGATAATAAGAGAATAA
- a CDS encoding CCA tRNA nucleotidyltransferase: MDLTQAIQAPIFKQLSKIASEKKQRTFVIGGFVRDYLLGNTEAEDIDIVTEGSGIELATILAETYKPRPKVSYFKRFGTAMVNIKNCDIEFVGARKESYTPDSRKPFVENGTIEDDQKRRDFTINALAISLNEDDYGMLIDPFNGLNDLNNKIIRTPLDSDITYSDDPLRMIRAIRFATRLGFQIEEKSFEAIRRNAVRFDILSKERVADEFNKIMMTPQPGIGLKLLFEAGLLERFLPELTDLQGIEEIEGQKHKDNFFHTLEVVDNISQTTDNLWLRWAALLHDIGKARTKRFDKKIGWTFHSHEFVGSKMVVTIFKRLKLPLGDSLKYVQKLVQYSSRPISLITDDATDSALRRLLFDSGDDMEDLFLLCKADITTKNEKKQAQFKKNFEYVERKIKEVEEKDKIRNFQPPISGNDIMNTFEILEGKQIGIIKEAIKEAILEGVIKNEYKNSFDYMLELGKKLNLKQKN, from the coding sequence ATGGATTTAACTCAGGCTATACAAGCACCTATATTTAAACAGCTATCAAAAATTGCAAGTGAAAAAAAGCAAAGAACTTTTGTCATTGGTGGTTTTGTTCGTGATTATTTATTAGGTAATACTGAGGCTGAAGATATTGATATAGTTACTGAAGGAAGTGGAATAGAATTAGCTACTATTTTAGCTGAAACTTATAAGCCTAGACCTAAGGTTTCCTATTTTAAGCGTTTCGGTACCGCTATGGTCAATATAAAAAATTGCGATATTGAATTTGTAGGTGCCCGTAAGGAAAGTTATACTCCCGACAGTCGTAAGCCTTTTGTGGAAAACGGAACTATAGAAGATGATCAAAAAAGAAGAGATTTTACAATAAATGCCTTAGCAATAAGTCTAAATGAAGATGATTACGGAATGCTTATTGATCCGTTTAATGGATTAAATGATTTAAATAACAAGATTATTCGTACACCCCTAGATTCTGATATAACTTATTCTGACGATCCTCTTCGTATGATTAGAGCTATTCGTTTTGCTACAAGATTAGGTTTCCAAATTGAAGAAAAATCATTCGAAGCTATAAGAAGGAATGCCGTACGTTTTGATATTCTTTCCAAAGAAAGAGTTGCAGATGAATTTAATAAGATAATGATGACTCCTCAGCCAGGTATAGGACTTAAATTGTTATTCGAAGCAGGGCTTCTGGAAAGATTTTTGCCGGAACTTACCGATTTGCAGGGAATTGAAGAGATTGAAGGACAGAAGCATAAAGATAATTTTTTTCATACATTGGAGGTAGTGGATAATATAAGTCAAACAACTGATAATTTATGGTTACGTTGGGCGGCATTACTTCATGACATTGGTAAAGCAAGAACTAAGCGTTTTGATAAAAAAATAGGTTGGACTTTTCATTCCCATGAATTTGTTGGTAGCAAAATGGTAGTTACTATATTTAAAAGATTAAAGTTACCTCTGGGCGATTCTCTCAAATATGTCCAGAAACTAGTACAATATAGTTCCAGACCAATATCGTTAATTACCGATGATGCCACTGATAGCGCATTAAGACGTTTACTTTTTGATTCCGGGGATGATATGGAAGATTTGTTTCTTTTGTGTAAAGCAGATATCACGACAAAGAATGAAAAAAAACAGGCTCAATTTAAAAAGAACTTTGAATACGTAGAGCGAAAGATTAAGGAAGTAGAAGAAAAAGATAAAATACGAAATTTTCAACCTCCTATCTCAGGAAATGACATAATGAATACATTTGAAATTTTAGAAGGAAAACAAATAGGAATAATCAAAGAAGCGATAAAAGAAGCAATATTAGAAGGAGTTATAAAAAATGAGTATAAAAATTCATTCGATTATATGTTAGAATTAGGAAAAAAATTAAATTTGAAACAAAAAAACTAA
- a CDS encoding IS1096 element passenger TnpR family protein: MIYKIRVILETEDDVFRDIEIKELQTLWNLYEGIKSAFSLQGDELASFYKSDGNWNQGQEVPLEDMSDEGDGETMSDVYIKEAFSKVGDRMLFVYDFMKMWSFYVELLDIVDKKAIGNYPLTVYRFGKMPLKAPDKKFSLSPDIDDFGGVDDVDLDIKFEDETETFDDEEEDTYENHDAEAISDEDDED; encoded by the coding sequence ATGATTTATAAAATTAGAGTAATCCTTGAAACCGAAGATGACGTTTTTCGGGATATTGAGATTAAAGAATTACAAACTTTGTGGAATTTGTATGAAGGTATTAAAAGCGCTTTCAGTTTACAAGGAGATGAGTTAGCTTCATTTTATAAATCTGACGGAAACTGGAACCAGGGGCAAGAGGTTCCTTTAGAGGATATGTCAGATGAAGGTGATGGGGAAACAATGTCTGATGTTTATATCAAAGAAGCTTTTTCAAAAGTAGGAGACCGAATGCTTTTCGTTTACGACTTTATGAAAATGTGGTCATTTTATGTAGAATTACTGGATATAGTTGATAAAAAAGCTATAGGGAATTACCCTCTGACTGTATACAGATTTGGGAAAATGCCATTGAAAGCTCCAGATAAAAAATTCTCTTTATCTCCAGATATAGATGATTTTGGAGGAGTGGATGATGTAGATCTTGATATCAAATTTGAAGATGAAACAGAAACGTTTGATGATGAAGAAGAAGATACTTACGAAAATCATGATGCTGAAGCCATTTCTGATGAAGATGATGAAGATTAA
- the accC gene encoding acetyl-CoA carboxylase biotin carboxylase subunit: protein MFKKILIANRGEIAMRILRTAKEMGIKTVAVYSTADAQSLHLRFADEVVCIGPAASKNSYLNPLNILAAAEITNADAIHPGYGFLSENANFSRSCQKMGIKFIGATPENIDRMGDKASAKATMKEAGVPTVPGSEGLIGSYEEAKKIAKEIGYPVMIKATAGGGGKGMRAIWKEEDLTKSWESAVQEAEAAFGNGGMYMEKLIEEPRHIEIQIAGDKYGKAIHLSERDCSVQRRHQKLTEETPSPFMTDELREEMGKAAIKAAEYIGYEGVGTIEFLVDKHRNFYFMEMNTRIQVEHPITEQITDLDLIRLQIELAGGTKVPKHSFYPKLHSIECRINAEDPYNDFRPSPGAITGLNIPGGNGVRIDTHVYSGYKIPPFYDSMIAKLIVTAPTRDEAILKMKRALDEFYIEGVKTTIPLHKQLMEDSNFIDGNYTTKFMEDFILDENYNNH from the coding sequence ATGTTTAAGAAAATTCTGATTGCAAACAGAGGGGAAATTGCTATGCGAATTCTCAGGACTGCTAAAGAAATGGGAATAAAAACTGTTGCTGTTTATTCTACTGCTGATGCTCAAAGTCTGCATCTTCGATTTGCAGATGAAGTAGTTTGTATTGGTCCTGCGGCCAGTAAAAATTCTTATTTAAACCCATTAAATATTTTGGCTGCAGCTGAAATAACCAATGCAGATGCAATACATCCTGGGTATGGATTCTTATCTGAAAATGCAAATTTTTCCAGATCCTGCCAAAAAATGGGAATTAAATTTATAGGTGCTACACCTGAAAATATTGATAGAATGGGTGATAAAGCTTCAGCAAAAGCAACAATGAAAGAAGCTGGAGTTCCTACCGTTCCTGGTTCTGAAGGACTTATCGGGTCTTACGAAGAAGCTAAAAAGATAGCGAAAGAAATTGGTTATCCTGTGATGATTAAAGCAACAGCAGGTGGTGGTGGAAAAGGTATGCGTGCTATCTGGAAAGAGGAAGACCTTACTAAATCATGGGAATCTGCTGTTCAGGAAGCCGAAGCTGCTTTTGGTAACGGTGGTATGTACATGGAAAAACTTATTGAAGAACCCAGACATATAGAAATTCAAATTGCCGGAGATAAATATGGAAAAGCTATTCACTTATCTGAAAGAGATTGTTCTGTACAAAGAAGGCATCAAAAATTAACCGAAGAAACTCCTTCCCCTTTCATGACTGATGAACTTCGTGAAGAGATGGGTAAAGCGGCTATAAAAGCAGCTGAATATATCGGTTATGAAGGTGTAGGTACTATTGAATTTTTAGTTGATAAACACCGTAATTTCTATTTTATGGAAATGAATACCCGTATTCAGGTGGAACATCCAATTACTGAACAAATAACCGATCTGGATCTTATAAGACTTCAAATTGAATTAGCAGGGGGAACAAAAGTTCCGAAACATAGTTTTTACCCTAAACTTCACTCTATTGAATGCAGAATAAATGCTGAAGATCCTTATAATGACTTCAGACCTTCCCCAGGAGCCATTACCGGACTGAATATTCCTGGAGGAAATGGTGTACGTATAGATACTCATGTATACTCCGGTTATAAAATACCTCCATTTTACGACTCTATGATTGCTAAGCTTATTGTTACTGCTCCAACCAGAGATGAGGCAATACTTAAAATGAAAAGAGCTCTTGATGAATTTTATATTGAGGGTGTTAAAACAACTATACCTCTTCATAAACAATTAATGGAAGATTCTAATTTTATTGACGGTAATTACACGACTAAATTTATGGAAGATTTTATACTTGATGAAAATTATAACAATCATTAA
- the accB gene encoding acetyl-CoA carboxylase biotin carboxyl carrier protein: MDIKDIQNLIRFVSKSDVAEVTYKTEDFEISIKTNNGSVVYTPSVSQQQIQSLPQVSAPAEQPSAPATVPASTEDTSKYITIKSPMIGTFYRKPSPDKSVFTNVGDTVSIGSVVCVIEAMKLFNEIESEVSGKIVKILVDDASPVEFDQPLFLVDPS, from the coding sequence ATGGACATTAAAGACATTCAAAATTTAATAAGATTTGTATCTAAATCTGATGTTGCAGAAGTAACTTATAAAACTGAGGATTTTGAGATTTCAATAAAAACCAATAATGGTTCAGTAGTCTATACCCCATCGGTTTCTCAACAACAGATACAATCTTTACCACAGGTTTCTGCACCGGCTGAACAGCCTTCTGCTCCTGCCACTGTCCCTGCTTCTACAGAAGATACTTCTAAATATATAACAATTAAATCACCCATGATCGGAACTTTCTACAGAAAGCCATCACCGGATAAAAGCGTTTTTACAAATGTTGGAGATACGGTAAGCATAGGAAGTGTGGTTTGTGTTATAGAAGCAATGAAATTATTTAACGAAATAGAATCAGAAGTGTCTGGTAAGATTGTTAAAATCTTAGTAGATGATGCTTCTCCAGTAGAATTCGATCAACCTTTATTTTTAGTAGACCCATCTTAA